One Lentisphaerota bacterium genomic window, CTGCTGCTGCGCAGCGCGTTAGGCGATCGATTCGACCTTGACCACGGTTAGCTCCTGACGGTGCCCAACCCGGCGCTCATACCCCTTACGGCGGCGTTTCTTGAAATTGATCAGTTTCGGTCCGCGCTTGTGCTCGACCACCGAAAATACGACCTTGGCTCCCGGCACAGTCGGCGCGCCGATCATCAGGGCATTGCCGTCGGAAACGGCCAAAACGGCGCCTGCATCAAC contains:
- the rplU gene encoding 50S ribosomal protein L21, translated to MEAYAIVETGGKQYRVAAGDTLEIEHLDVEAGQRVDAGAVLAVSDGNALMIGAPTVPGAKVVFSVVEHKRGPKLINFKKRRRKGYERRVGHRQELTVVKVESIA